One window of Nicotiana tomentosiformis chromosome 11, ASM39032v3, whole genome shotgun sequence genomic DNA carries:
- the LOC104087147 gene encoding cysteine-rich receptor-like protein kinase 19, translating into MSSKNLFSFLFLLVLPFSSSSDATAWIKSGFWYAGSEFPVPEIPSTMFTHIHFAFAYINASSFELYVSHSDEPYISTFSNTVKQKNPSVITLLSIWGGRDESPNFFAMTSQFSRRKSFITTSIKTARQYGFQGLDLIGVNPNTDANMTNMRSFIEEWRTAINSESKSSGTRTLILTMGAYYSPMLDSMSYPIDTIIRNFDWVHLKAYDYYLPTKDNFTAPHAALYDPTSKLNTDYGIKEWIKRGLPANKIVLGLAYHGYAWTLVNPKHNTVRTPARGLAITQDGSISYRYIKQYMKSYGVTPVYNSTFVVNYVTIGSFWIGYDDVEAIRTKVSYAKDKGLLGFAAFQIPSDDVNWELSKTAQDQEEEDQSGSNRRLLAILLPTLTLTILLLSTIVFILKKKTLRSEGIRELNERAIGHNLKVFKFDKIKAATDNFSIKNKLGEGGFGPVYKGRLSDGQEIAIKRLSAYSKQGVEEFQNEVTLASKLQHVNVLQLQGCCTEREEKILIYEYMPNKSLDFYLYDPVQSLQLDWETRVRIIGGVTQGLLYLQEYSAFTVIHRDLKASNILLDDEMKPKISDFGIAKLFQKDEKEANTGRIVGTYGCVPPEYVKRGLYSRKYDVYSFGVLLLQILGGKKNSSEYGIKNDLNLLEYAYELWEKGNGVDFLDLSLQDDSRIGKQLRYMQAALLCVQEKWEDRPSMLEVYSMLKNETEVLPNPKVPAFSKNKDNDTQETLVTPDLTCSDNSLTISQLIAR; encoded by the exons ATGTCTTCCAAAAACCTCTTCTCCTTCCTCTTTCTACTTGTTCTTCCGTTTTCGAGTTCTTCTGATGCAACAGCTTGGATAAAATCTGGGTTCTGGTATGCTGGCAGTGAGTTTCCAGTTCCTGAAATTCCTTCCACTATGTTCACACACATTCACTTTGCCTTTGCATATATTAACGCTTCAAGTTTTGAGCTTTACGTATCTCACTCAGATGAACCGTATATCTCTACCTTCTCAAACACTGTGAAGCAAAAGAATCCCTCAGTTATCACACTTCTATCCATCTGGGGAGGAAGAGATGAGTCCCCTAACTTTTTCGCGATGACTAGCCAGTTTTCTCGTAGGAAATCTTTCATCACAACGTCAATAAAAACTGCTCGACAATATGGATTTCAAGGGCTGGATCTTATTGGTGTCAACCCGAACACAGATGCAAACATGACTAATATGAGATCATTCATTGAAGAGTGGCGGACAGCGATTAATTCTGAGTCCAAGAGTTCTGGTACAAGAACACTGATCTTGACTATGGGAGCATACTACTCACCTATGCTAGATTCTATGTCCTACCCAATAGATACAATTATCAGAAACTTTGATTGGGTTCATCTCAAAGCATATGACTACTACTTGCCTACAAAAGATAATTTTACAGCACCACATGCAGCTTTATATGACCCTACTAGCAAACTAAATACAGACTATGGTATAAAGGAATGGATCAAGAGAGGATTACCAGCCAATAAAATAGTTCTAGGTTTGGCATACCATGGTTATGCATGGACACTTGTGaatccaaaacataacacggtaCGCACACCTGCAAGAGGTTTGGCAATAACACAAGACGGATCAATTAGCTACAGATACATCAAGCAGTATATGAAAAGTTATGGAGTCACACCAGTCTATAATTCCACATTTGTTGTGAACTATGTCACCATTGGATCATTTTGGATTGGTTATGATGATGTCGAGGCTATTAGAACTAAAGTTTCTTATGCGAAGGATAAGGGGCTTCTTGGTTTTGCTGCATTCCAAATACCAAGTGATGATGTCAATTGGGAGCTGTCAAAAACAG CTCAGGaccaagaagaagaagatcaaagCGGCAGCAACCGAAGGTTACTGGCAATTCTTCTGCCAACGCTCACCCTCACCATTCTCCTACTAAGTACAATAGTGTTTATCTTGAAAAAGAAAACCTTAAGATCTGAAG GGATCAGGGAATTGAATGAAAGAGCTATAGGTCATAACCTAAAAGTTTTCAAATTTGACAAAATAAAAGCAGCTACAGACAATTTCTCCATTAAAAACAAGCTGGGGGAAGGAGGATTTGGACCTGTTTATAAG GGAAGGTTAAGTGATGGGCAAGAAATTGCAATAAAACGGCTTTCAGCATACTCTAAGCAAGGAGTAGAAGAGTTCCAGAATGAGGTCACACTTGCTTCAAAGTTACAGCATGTCAATGTTCTACAACTTCAGGGATGTTGCACTGAAAGAGAAGAGAAGATACTGATTTATGAGTACATGCCAAATAAAAGTTTGGATTTCTACCTTTACG ATCCAGTACAGAGCCTGCAGTTAGATTGGGAGACGCGGGTTCGTATTATAGGAGGAGTTACTCAAGGACTTCTATACCTACAAGAGTACTCAGCATTCACAGTCATTCACAGAGACTTGAAAGCTAGCAACATTTTACTGGACGATGAGATGAAACcgaaaatctcagattttggtATAGCTAAACTTTTCCAGAAAGATGAAAAGGAAGCAAACACCGGAAGGATTGTCGGGACCTA TGGTTGTGTTCCTCCAGAGTACGTTAAGCGAGGTCTATACTCCAGGAAATATGACGTTTACAGTTTTGGAGTTTTATTGTTGCAAATCCTTGGCGGAAAGAAGAATTCAAGTGAATATGGAATCAAGAACGATCTGAATCTTCTAGAATAT GCATATGAACTTTGGGAAAAAGGCAATGGAGTGGATTTTCTTGATCTGTCACTGCAAGATGATTCTCGAATAGGCAAGCAACTGAGATACATGCAAGCTGCACTATTGTGTGTCCAAGAAAAATGGGAAGACCGACCATCGATGTTGGAGGTGTACTCCATGCTCAAAAATGAAACTGAGGTCTTGCCCAATCCTAAAGTTCCTGCCTTTTCCAAGAATAAAGACAATGACACACAAGAGACTTTAGTCACACCTGACCTTACTTGTTCGGATAATAGTCTCACTATATCCCAACTTATAGCCCGTTAA